The following DNA comes from Nitrospirota bacterium.
CCTCTATGCCGACGATCTTTCCTGTCTGTACCAGCCTCTCGGTAATTGTTATGTCGTCCCTGCTCGGTGTCGTATCGCCGCTTGGATGATTATGCAAAAAGAGCACAGAAGCTGACGCCTCTTTTATCGCGCTCCTGAATACCTCTCTCGGATGAACAAGCGAAGATGTCAGCGTGCCTTCAGATACAACCGTCTCCTTGAATATCCTGTTCTTCGTATCAAGCAGCGCGCAGAGAAACCGCTCCTTCTTAAGGCCGTAAAATTTGGGACGATAGTAATCAAACACATCACTGCTCTTCTTAAATGAAGGCTTGCCGGAGCCGTCCTCTGCCTCGCTTGACATCAGCCGCCGTCCAAGCTCAAAAGCCGCCTTAAGCTGTGCGAGCTTTGCGCTGCCGATTCCTTTTATCTTTGAGAACTCGGCCAATGAAGCGCCTTCTATCTCCTTCACACTATTGAACTGTGTCAGGAGTTCCCTCGCAAGCTCAAGCGCGCTCTTCTTCCTGCCGCCGGTTCTTAGAATGATCGCCATCAGCTGCGCGGTGCTCAACTCATCAGCGCCGAATTTCAAAAGCCGCTCTCTGGGCCTCTCATCCTCAGGCCAGCTCTTTATGCTTTTGTATTCCATAGAGATTAAAGGTCAGTATCCGGTGAAAAGCATTGAATTATAACTTATCATCAGGCAAAAAAGTAACTGCGTTTGTGGATACTCCGCTCGGCAAGATAGGCTTTGACGAGCGCGGTGATGTAGTGGGTATCGGCTTCTCTATGTATAAGGTTAATAAATGGTTTTATGAAAAAGTGAAGTAAGGCGGGGGTTATCGGCTATAACAACAGGAGTTATAACTCTTGTTCTTCAATTTCTGCCATTTTCATAATGGCTCGAAGCATGCCAGTTTTTAAATCCTTGTTGCCGTGAACAGGTACACTTATCCGTTCTTTTCTGCCCGCTTTCATATAAACATGATGGCTGCCGTGTACCTTTTTCAATTGCCAGCCTTTTCTCTCCAAAATCCTGCAAAAATCTTTTCCTGAAACACTTTTCATACAGCTATTTCCAACACCCTGTCCTCAGAGTTTAATACTATTTCCTCCGTGTCAACAGACAAACATGCCTCAATAGCTTCATAAATATTCTGCAGCAGTTCTTCCCACGAGTCGCCCTGAGTATGACAGCCTGGTATGGCAGGAACCTCTGCCCAATATCCGCCTTCTTCGGCATTATGTACAACAACTTTTATCTTCATATTATTACCTCCTTTCCTGATTGTTTTTATTTTACCCCTTTCCCTATACAATGGCAATTTGTGGATTATTTGTGGATTATATTGAAAATTATATCATGTGAGTGCTAAAAGCCATTACGCCGACTTTTCATAAATTGACACAGGAATAATCTGTGTGCTATTTTCTATCAAAGGAGAAAGACCATGGCAACTCGTGAATTGACAATAACCCTGTCTGATACTATTTTTGAAGAAATTGAAAAGTATAAAAAAGCCTCGCACAAAAGAAGCACAAAAAATGCTGTTACTGAATTACTTAAGTACGCTTTAACATTGCCTCCATACTTCAGGGATTTTGACTGGAAAAAAGCCGAAGCAGAAGCTGACAAAGAAATAGCAGCCGGAAAAACCAGATCATTCAAGTCAGCAGAAGATCTCATTTCAGACCTCAAAAAATGAACATCCTCCGCACCGAAGGCTTCAAGGTGGATTTCAAACAACTCCCCAAACTTACGCAGGAAAAGTTTGCTGCCAAAATCAGGCTCTTCATAAACGACATTCATCATCCTTCCCTCAGGGTCAAAAAGATGAAAGGGCATAAAAACCGCTGGGAAGCAAGCATTGCCTTACACAAATTACTCCTGCAAATTCCTCCTCAGTTTTATCACAGTGCTTAAGTTGCAATGAGCTTCTCTCTTTCCTTCTTTACAAGTAGCTTGGCTCTCTCGCCGTTATCGATGTATTCCTGAGAGTTTTCAAAGATATTGAGCATTTTCTCGCGAGTTGAATCAAGTATCGAAAAAGGGCATTCGCTCCCAAGGGTCGTATGATTATCTCGCATCAACCGTAACAGATTGTCGCGCCTTGGCACTGGTAATACTTTCCATTCAGAAGGCGTGATAAACCAATGATCCGTCTGATAAACCATCCAACTTTCGATAGCAGAGATGAGATCTAAACGACTGCCGAGATACTTGCAAACATAATATTCCAACATTTTGGTATTGCCAAGATCAGTTGCCACAATAACCTGCGTACCCGTAGGTGAAGGGAGCACACCTAAGAACAAAGTAGCTTCAATCAATTCTTGCTTCTCCGTATGCGCTTGTAAAGTTCCAATCCCTGACAAACAGACTGGCAAGATATCAGGAATATCAATGTGGAATAAAGCCAGTTCAGAGACTTGTTGATCCATATGTAATTATCCGGGGTTCATCCCTTTCTTCTCCACAACTCCGGAATCAAGACGTCCCGATTTCCCGACAATCCCGAACAGCCGTAACAAGTGGCAAGTAATAACTCGTTATCCCCAACGCCTAAGACTTATCCTTCAGCGCCTTCTTCTGAATGGCAATTAGCTCGCTGATGCCGGAATTGGCGAGGTGGAGCATCTTCTGAAACTGTTTGTTGTCAAACGGCTGTGTCTCTGCCGTGCCCTGTACCTCTATGAACTTGCCTGAGCCTGTCATCACGATATTCATATCCACCTCTGCTGCTGAATCTTCAACATATGAAAGGTCGAGTCTCGGCTCTCCCTCGACTATCCCAACACTGACAGCGGCGACATAATCCTTTATCGGATTCTTCTCTATCAGCCCTGTCCTGATAGCAAACCTGACAGCGTCCTTGAGCGCCACAAACGCGCCTGTTATTGAAGCGGTTCTTGTGCCCCCGTCAGCCTGTATCACATCACAGTCAAGCCAGATCGTCATCTCTCCAAGCGCGTCAACGTCAACGACAGACCGCATAGACCTGCCTATCAGCCTCTGTATCTCATGTGTCCTGCCGCCGACCTTGCCTTTAGATGATTCCCTGTACGTCCTTGTGGATGTAGACCTCGGGAGCATTGCATACTCTGCGGTGACCCATCCCTTGCCCTTGCCTTTGAGAAAAGGCGGCACCTTCTTTTCAATAGAGGCGTTGCAGATGACCCTTGTGCCTCCCATCTCTATCAGCACAGAACCTTCAGCAGCCTTTATAAAGTGTCTCCTCAGTTTGATCTTCCGCAGTTCATCAGCAGCTCTGTTGTCCGGGCGCATAATTATCCTCCAAGTTCAATTTTTGAAATGTTAAGTATATCCTGCTGCAAAAACCGCTCCCCTACCTTTATGAACCTCTCAGGCGCGTCAGTGACGTAAAACATCCTCAGCGGCGCGGAAGAATTGTTCTCTATACCGTATTGTACCAGCGCCTTCTTCACTTCGATCACTGTCTCACAGGCTGAATCAATGAGGGTAACATCATCACCCATGACCTGGGAAATAACTCCCTTCAGTAAAGGATAATGCGTACATCCCAGCACAAGGGTATCAATCGGTTCTCTCTTAATGCCTTCAAGATAATGGCCTGCGGTAAGAAGAGCAACATCATTGGATGCCCACCCCTCCTCTGCAAGCGGCACAAAGAGAGGGCATGCCTTTGTAAATATCGTGAGGTCATCAAGGCTGACCTCAAAGTACCTGTCAAAGCGTATTGTGCCGTGCTCTTTAATGACGATCGGCTTATTGCCGTAAAGCGCGTTTATCGCATGCACATAAGAGCTGCTTTTTACCGTACCCTCAGTGCCTATTATGCCTATCTTCTTTGCCCTTGTCGTCTTTATCGCCCTCTTTGCGCCGGGCTCTATGACACCTATTACCGGGATGTCAAACCTCTCCTTTATTGCAGGCAATGCAAAAGCTGAAGCGGTGTTGCAGGCGACGATCAGAAGTTTGATCCCCTTATTTACGAGGAAGTCAATCATCTCAAGAGAATACCTCGTAACTGTTTCAGCCGACCTTATGCCGTAAGGGACACGGGCTGTATCGCCGACGTATATGATGTCCTCGCCGGGAAGTTCGCTCATCACCTCTTTCATGACGGTGAGGCCTCCGACACCGGAATCGAATATGCCTATGGGCATGCTACTTGACAGCGGCTGCAATTCCTTCTCCTATCGGTTTTGATATGTCAATATGGCCGCCGAGGCTGTCAGCCTCTTTGCCCTGAATAAGTATCTTCATAGCTGTAAAGCCCGGAACAGCGGCCTTAAGTTTGGCGTAAAGGCCTGCGATCATATTGAACTCATCCAGCGCATCCCCTTTGAAGTTCTTTTGCAACCCGTCGCTGAAGTCAATATATATGACTCCTGCCCTGTCCACATAAAGATCCAGAAGCTGAGTGTTGTAAGGCTTGATGTAATCCCTTATCACATCCTCTGCAATGACAATAGCTGAACCCTCCCTGCCCCCTTCTTCTGAAACAGCAGAGGAACTCCCATTGTAGAGATTGCCCGGATCGGTATTCTCTGTTTCTTCAGATGTCTTACTCTTGCCGGAAGTTATGTCTGATATAAACGACGACTCAAATGAGAATTTCGGCTTGAAATAGAGAAAGCTCGCCCCTGCGGTTATGAACAGAACCGCTATCATGAGAATGAAAAAGCGCCATGACCCGCCCTCTTTTTTGCTGCTTTTATTTTTTTGCGGTTTCTTCATAAATAGTTATGCCTTTATAGATAGCCCCGGCTATTTCAGCCTCAAATTCATTTATGTATGAAGCATCTTCAAATGAAGGCAGCTCAACCATAATGGCTGCCGCCTCCACGTTAGAGAGAATGCTGTACGGAAGATGCCTTACGACAACCATGTCGCTGCTGAATTTTTCTGTAAAAGAGCTCTGCATCGCGTCAAGCAGGGCATTGGTCTTTGCCTGATAATCATACTGCCCCTTGTGCGCAAGATAAGGAAGGATATTTTCAGCAGGGATATCTGTCACAACAGGCACATAAAGCACTATCTCCTTATGATTGCCGACATGCAGGCTAACAAAGACATCAGCATTTTCACTCTCAGCCGCGTTCACCCTGTCACTTACCGATATGAAATTATCACCGGCTCTCGTCAGGGAAGATTTTAATTTATTTCCCTGTGCGAGAAGATTAATTCTCTTTGCGATATCAAGAACAACGTTCTTCTCATTGAACCCGCCTTTCACAATGCCGTAATCAGGCCCTCCGTGGCCGGGGTCGATCACAACGGTTTTGGACTTGTGAGAAAGACCTTTCTCATTACTGACCTTAGCCCCAATTTCTTGAGAAATATCGATCACGAGCCTGTCAGGGGATTTGAGAATAAATGACTTGAAACCGGTAAAATCCCCGAGTGAAAAGAGTATCGCATCATCGCCGAGCTTCTTATATGAAACGTCAACATTCTCCTCGGATATTTCAAATGCAGTTCCGGGGAAAGCAACATGAATGTTGTTTGTCCTCTGGTTCACTATAGACTTTGCTATGAGATTTTCAGGCCCTTCCAGAACTATCCTCAGAAAATCAGAATGGCGGCTCGACCTGAGCTTTAAAATATTCAGGTCATCAGCGCCTGTGTAAGATGAAAATAAGAGGAGGAAGAGTAAGGTTAAGAGCTTTTTCATGATGGGAAATTTTAGCATTTATTCATCTTTATATGCCATATAGATATAACAGTCTTTATAATTTCCAAAATCTGGTGTAAAGTATAGAAATCTTATAAATTCGAGTCTGGTTATAAACCCAACTTTTTGTCATTCCCGCAAGCAAAGCGCGTCGGGAATCCTTACTGGAGAAAGATTCCGGACAAGCCGGAATGACAGAAACGGGCAATTCATAAACAGATCCTAATTATACTTGATAAATTCATTCAGCAAGATAATATTTCATTAAAATAATAAGGAGGAAGAGCAATGTCATCAATACTTGAGAAGGTAAAGGGATGTGTCTCTGTTTCAGGCGGAAAGGTGGAGGTTAAAGATGCCAAAGCCGTAAGGGATATTATGGACGGCCTTATTTATGAGGCTGTCTTTGCCGCTGATGATGCGCGGAAGAAAGACCTTTTGAGGCTTGTCATCGAGATAGCCAAGAAGATGGGAGCTGTGCCGTCTTCTATCCAGTCGATATATGAAGAGATGGGAAGAAGCTATCCCGGTTTTACCGTACCTGCCATAAATATAAGAGGGCTCACCTATGACGTCGCTAAAGTGATCTTCAGAAAGGCAAACCAGATGAATGTCGGAGCCATGATATTTGAGATCGCCCGTTCAGAGATAGGCTACACAAAACAGAAGCCTCTTGAGTATTCGGCTGTTGTGCTTGCCGCAGCGGTCAAAGAGGGATATACAGGCCCGGTATTCATTCAGGGCGACCACTTCCAGCTCATAAGAAAAAATTACCTTGCCGACCCCAAACCTGAGACAGAGTATGTTAAGGGTCTTATCAAGGAGGCGGTTGAGGCGGAATTCTACAACATAGACCTTGATACTTCCACACTTGTTGACCTTGACAAGAAAGACCTTAAGGAAGAGCAGAGGCCGAACTTTGAAGCTGCCGCTGACCTTGCGGCGCATATAAGAGGGATCGAGCCTGCCGGCGTTACAGTTTCAATAGGCGGCGAGATAGGAGAGATAGGCGGCAAGAACAGCACATCTGAAGAATTGAGGGCGTATCTTGACGGCTTCAAAGAGACGATGAAGGCAGGCAAAGGTGTAAGCAAGCTCAGCGTTCAGACAGGCACATCCCACGGCGGGGTCGTGCTTCCTGACGGATCGCTCGCGCAGGTAAAGATCGCTTTTGAAACACTGAGAGAGATGTCTGATGTCGCGAGAAAAGAGTACGGGCTTTCAGGCGCGGTTCAGCACGGCGCGTCAACACTGCCTGACGAAGCATTCCACATGTTCCCTGAGACAGGCACTTCAGAGGTCCACCTCGCAACAGGTTTCCAGAACATCATATACGACAGCCCTTCCCTTCCCGCTGCATTCAAGAATGATGTTTATGAATACCTGAAGACTGAATGCGCAAAGGAGAAGAAAGAGGGCCAGACAGAGGAGCAGTTCTTTTACAGCACCCGCAAGAAGGGATTCGGCACACTAAAGAAGAAGTGGTGGGACCTTCCCGCAGAAGTAAAAACACCCATCATGAAAGAGCTTGAGGAAAAGTTCGACCTTCTCTTTAATAAATTGAAAGTCGGAAACACTAAAGATTACGTTAACAAGAACATGAAGATTGTTGCTGTTGAAAAGAAAGTGGCTGATAATGTTTTAGGGTAATTATGATAGATATTCCAGGCGCACTTACAGAATATTTCAGAAACAAAGAAGATATCTTTCTCGCCTTTGTTTTCGGTTCTGCCGCAAGCGGCCGTTTAACAAAAGAGAGCGATGTTGATATCGCTGTTTTATGCAGAAGGATGCCTGATTTCCATGAGGTTTTAAATATAACAGGCGAAGTTTCAGAGATTGTAAACAAAGAAGTTGATGTAGTTATTTTGAATGATTCTTCGCCTGTTATCAGAATGCAGGTTCTTAAAAACGGAAGATTAATCAAACGCAAGGATGACGCCATCTACAACAATTTCTATGTAAGAACAGTAAAAGAGTACGATGACCTGAAATATATAAGGAAAGAAGCGGAAGATAAAATACTGAGGGGAAGCATATATGCCTGACAAGGACATTATTCTTGCAAAGACAGGCAATATACAGAGATGCCTAAGGCGAATTAAAGAGACAACTAATCTCAACCCTGAGAGCCTCAATGATATTGATAAACAGGATATTTTCATTCTTAATCTTCAAAGGGCGACAGAAGCTGCAATTGACATTGCGGCACACATAGCGGCTTCAGAGGGATTAGGGCTCGCATCCGCAATAAAAGACAATTTTAGATTTCTGAACGAAGCAGGCATAATTAATGAAAGCCTTTTGAAAAAGATGCAGTCAATGGTGGGCTTCAGAAATATTGCGGTTCATGATTACCAGTCAATAAATGTGGATATACTCAAGTCCATATTGACCGGAAATCTCAAGGATCTGGAAGAGTTTTATACTGCTGTTTTGAAAAGATTTCCTTTAACAGAAAGATAAATGCCCCACGGCAATAAACCGTAGGGCATCTAAAAAAGTTCATCTATAATAACTATCAGCCTTTAATGCATCCTTTCTA
Coding sequences within:
- the murI gene encoding glutamate racemase; protein product: MPIGIFDSGVGGLTVMKEVMSELPGEDIIYVGDTARVPYGIRSAETVTRYSLEMIDFLVNKGIKLLIVACNTASAFALPAIKERFDIPVIGVIEPGAKRAIKTTRAKKIGIIGTEGTVKSSSYVHAINALYGNKPIVIKEHGTIRFDRYFEVSLDDLTIFTKACPLFVPLAEEGWASNDVALLTAGHYLEGIKREPIDTLVLGCTHYPLLKGVISQVMGDDVTLIDSACETVIEVKKALVQYGIENNSSAPLRMFYVTDAPERFIKVGERFLQQDILNISKIELGG
- a CDS encoding N-acetylmuramoyl-L-alanine amidase, producing the protein MKKLLTLLFLLLFSSYTGADDLNILKLRSSRHSDFLRIVLEGPENLIAKSIVNQRTNNIHVAFPGTAFEISEENVDVSYKKLGDDAILFSLGDFTGFKSFILKSPDRLVIDISQEIGAKVSNEKGLSHKSKTVVIDPGHGGPDYGIVKGGFNEKNVVLDIAKRINLLAQGNKLKSSLTRAGDNFISVSDRVNAAESENADVFVSLHVGNHKEIVLYVPVVTDIPAENILPYLAHKGQYDYQAKTNALLDAMQSSFTEKFSSDMVVVRHLPYSILSNVEAAAIMVELPSFEDASYINEFEAEIAGAIYKGITIYEETAKK
- a CDS encoding class II fructose-bisphosphate aldolase; protein product: MSSILEKVKGCVSVSGGKVEVKDAKAVRDIMDGLIYEAVFAADDARKKDLLRLVIEIAKKMGAVPSSIQSIYEEMGRSYPGFTVPAINIRGLTYDVAKVIFRKANQMNVGAMIFEIARSEIGYTKQKPLEYSAVVLAAAVKEGYTGPVFIQGDHFQLIRKNYLADPKPETEYVKGLIKEAVEAEFYNIDLDTSTLVDLDKKDLKEEQRPNFEAAADLAAHIRGIEPAGVTVSIGGEIGEIGGKNSTSEELRAYLDGFKETMKAGKGVSKLSVQTGTSHGGVVLPDGSLAQVKIAFETLREMSDVARKEYGLSGAVQHGASTLPDEAFHMFPETGTSEVHLATGFQNIIYDSPSLPAAFKNDVYEYLKTECAKEKKEGQTEEQFFYSTRKKGFGTLKKKWWDLPAEVKTPIMKELEEKFDLLFNKLKVGNTKDYVNKNMKIVAVEKKVADNVLG
- the radC gene encoding DNA repair protein RadC; this translates as MEYKSIKSWPEDERPRERLLKFGADELSTAQLMAIILRTGGRKKSALELARELLTQFNSVKEIEGASLAEFSKIKGIGSAKLAQLKAAFELGRRLMSSEAEDGSGKPSFKKSSDVFDYYRPKFYGLKKERFLCALLDTKNRIFKETVVSEGTLTSSLVHPREVFRSAIKEASASVLFLHNHPSGDTTPSRDDITITERLVQTGKIVGIEVLDHIIISDSGYLSLFEQGYINSK
- a CDS encoding type II toxin-antitoxin system HicB family antitoxin, producing the protein MKIKVVVHNAEEGGYWAEVPAIPGCHTQGDSWEELLQNIYEAIEACLSVDTEEIVLNSEDRVLEIAV
- a CDS encoding nucleotidyltransferase domain-containing protein, giving the protein MIDIPGALTEYFRNKEDIFLAFVFGSAASGRLTKESDVDIAVLCRRMPDFHEVLNITGEVSEIVNKEVDVVILNDSSPVIRMQVLKNGRLIKRKDDAIYNNFYVRTVKEYDDLKYIRKEAEDKILRGSIYA
- the rph gene encoding ribonuclease PH, with product MRPDNRAADELRKIKLRRHFIKAAEGSVLIEMGGTRVICNASIEKKVPPFLKGKGKGWVTAEYAMLPRSTSTRTYRESSKGKVGGRTHEIQRLIGRSMRSVVDVDALGEMTIWLDCDVIQADGGTRTASITGAFVALKDAVRFAIRTGLIEKNPIKDYVAAVSVGIVEGEPRLDLSYVEDSAAEVDMNIVMTGSGKFIEVQGTAETQPFDNKQFQKMLHLANSGISELIAIQKKALKDKS
- a CDS encoding type II toxin-antitoxin system HicA family toxin, whose translation is MKSVSGKDFCRILERKGWQLKKVHGSHHVYMKAGRKERISVPVHGNKDLKTGMLRAIMKMAEIEEQEL
- a CDS encoding DUF86 domain-containing protein, which codes for MPDKDIILAKTGNIQRCLRRIKETTNLNPESLNDIDKQDIFILNLQRATEAAIDIAAHIAASEGLGLASAIKDNFRFLNEAGIINESLLKKMQSMVGFRNIAVHDYQSINVDILKSILTGNLKDLEEFYTAVLKRFPLTER
- a CDS encoding GerMN domain-containing protein produces the protein MKKPQKNKSSKKEGGSWRFFILMIAVLFITAGASFLYFKPKFSFESSFISDITSGKSKTSEETENTDPGNLYNGSSSAVSEEGGREGSAIVIAEDVIRDYIKPYNTQLLDLYVDRAGVIYIDFSDGLQKNFKGDALDEFNMIAGLYAKLKAAVPGFTAMKILIQGKEADSLGGHIDISKPIGEGIAAAVK